In Haloplanus rubicundus, one DNA window encodes the following:
- a CDS encoding cupin domain-containing protein — protein sequence MNHVSTSDLVDQLEQENTNYLEVLSKDALSVELAQYPNPEPKTAHKTDELYFIISGSGMVHVEDERYAVDEGDVVYVEQGAEHDFFDIEDEITALVVFASAEDSVLGQGL from the coding sequence ATGAACCACGTTTCGACGAGCGACTTAGTCGACCAACTCGAACAGGAAAACACGAACTACTTGGAAGTACTGAGCAAGGACGCGCTGAGCGTCGAACTTGCACAGTACCCCAATCCCGAGCCAAAGACGGCCCACAAAACCGACGAACTCTACTTCATCATCTCCGGATCGGGGATGGTCCACGTTGAAGATGAGCGGTATGCTGTCGACGAGGGTGACGTAGTCTACGTGGAACAGGGAGCCGAACACGACTTTTTCGACATCGAGGACGAAATCACGGCCCTCGTCGTCTTTGCGAGTGCGGAAGACTCCGTCCTCGGCCAAGGTCTCTGA